GACATCAGGAGGGGAGCCACTAGGGCCCCACATGGCCAGGGGGTGGCCGCGCCACAGGCCCATGTGGCTAGCTGGTGGTGGCCCCTTTGCCATATTTTTGCTCCACTATTTATTATACATTTCAAAATAATTCTTACAAAAAATACATGCTTCATTTTGAGCTTCGAGAATTGTTATCTCTAATGTAGCCTTTTCAGGTCAGATTTTCAGCTGTCGGTAATCTCCCTCCTTTGATGTATCTTGcataataagagagaaaaggcattagaattgcatcatattGTGAAATATAACATTGAAAAGAGATAAATAACAATAGGTaattatgatgcaaaatggaagtatcacgGAGTAGCAGCTGAAgcccatggaggaggagggggaggaggaggagaaggcggtGGTGCCGGAGCCGGTTGCGGGCTTCACCATGGAGGACGCCATGGCGGAGTTAGAGCTGGACCAAGCGACGGAGATGGCAGAGTAGACTGCCATCCTAGAGTGAATGTCAGTGTATAATATAGCAGGCTAATAATTATTATCGCGCTCTATTTTTTCATCTAGGACGAACATGTGGCCATGGTGGCagtggagggaggaggcggcggggagggAGGGCAACGGGGTGTGGCTTCAACGTGGCTGGACGCCTGCATAGGCACGAAGAGGGAGTGAAGCAACCACGACGGACCAGGATTGTCCACTCGCATATCAACAAGGCAATGTGTAGCTTACACATCAAAGAGTTACTATACCATCATGCACTCTCATATGGTGACCATTCAGCCTTGCAAATGGTTATGGAGTAGTCGATGCACGCTGAAAATCAAGGTTTTTGCCTGGCTCCTATTCTTTGACAGGCTCAACACCAAGGACTTGCTGGTGAGGAGACACTGGCGGGCCGGGGATGCCGATAATCTTTGTGTGTTGTGCCACCAGCAGATTTATGAGGATCGTCAACACCTGTTTTTTCCTGCAACTTCAGTATAAGGATCTGGACTTATTTGCAGATTGACTGGTCTGGTGGTTCTAACGTCCATCAATGCATCTCGTTGGCCAGACAAAGATTTGGTAACTGCTTTTTCTTTGAGGTGGTGTTCACAGCAGCTTGGAATATTTGGATACTCCGGAATGGAAGGACTTTCAGAGGGGAACGACCTACGTTTAGTGCTTGGCGTTGTAAATTTGTACATGACCTAACTTTGCTTTCTCATAGAGTGAAGGCTCATGTTAGACCTCTCCTTCTAGCCTGGTTGGATGGGTTGCCTTGAGTTCTTCTTTGTATAGGTAGGTTTAGGTAAGTCTGCCTTCTTTGGCACTCTTTTGTTTCCTCTTTTGTATATAGTTAATTGTACTGGCTTCTTGCTTTTTTGAATAAAGGACTGTGAGGTTGTGCCTTGCAGTAGATAGTTAAAAAAAAACAAGGCAATGCGTACCCCGCACCCCGTGAACCCgccgggtaaaaaccctattagggtttggaaaaaataaataccCATGAATTTATAAATGAAAAAAATTGTACCCATTGAGTAAGCCGGGTGCGGGTATGGAAAGGCAATGTCCATATATGCATACCCGCCTACCCGCATACTCATATACTATTTCTTTCTAGCATGTAGGTCTCATGTGTCATTCACTAAAGAATAAAAAACCACTTTACCCTAGTCTAACGCGGCTGCTAGTGTCGATGACCCAAAATCCTCCCTGCTTACCCATGTGGATGATCTTGTTTAAATGTGTTGACCTTGTTTTGTGAACACACTATTTTGTCTCTCATTCTGTTGATATTATGATATAGTCTCCTCCTTGAAACAGGCTCtcgtcccgctttatatataaagcaacacaaCAAAGTACACGGCCGAACGATACAGTGTGGTGAGGAGGCCCTCTTACAAAGCAGATTAAAAGATACGACATTAACCTAGAACAAGCTAACACCTCGTCAAGACCTGACCGACGACTCCTGAGCTCCACGACAACGCCCCAAGGAAGGTGGCGGCGAAGTATCACCATTGCTGAGTCCAAGCAAACAGGCATAGGTTTTCACCCGAAGCCCTAGCATAACGAGCCCCTCAACGACAACTCCAAGAAGCAAACGACACCCACAGACGCCGCCGACACCGACGCCAAATAGCACGAAGCTTTCGCTCGGACACTCGGGAATAGTCTCTTTCATTTGATCCTTTCGAAGTAGGGGCTGCAGAAGTGTcttcaataaaataaaatagagaAATTTGTGTCCCTCTTGTTTGTCTTCTAATAatttaaaaaagaagaagaaagaacataTGTGAATGTTTTAAAAAGTGCACTTCCATGTTACTCATCCATGAACGTAATTGGTCATTGTTTAGTGCCATCTATTTCATGCTTATTGCTATCCAGTTCATCATTACCCACACTCGAACCCACTCGCATACTCGCATTCCCACCACACACCCTCGGCCTCGGAACGCCCCCAGTTTGCGATATCCTGCCGCGTTGACCCAAAGCCCAGATTCAGTACGACGGCTTTCCCCTTCCCTCTTCCCTCCCTCATCCCATTTGCTTGATGAAACTTCTCCAGATCCATTTCCTCCTTGCCACCAAGCGCAGGGGAAGACGGCGGGTTCGGTTGGAGCTAGCTAGGGTGAGGCCGCAATCCATTGGCAGCTTATCATTCCATTGATTCTGCACAAGTGAGTAGCGAAGAGATGGAAGGAGTCCTGGTGAGTGCCGCCACGGGGGTCCTGAAATCCCTCCTCTGCAAGCTCGCCGCACTGCTGGAGGGGGAGTACAGGATGCACAAGGGCCTGCGGCGCGACATCGCCTTCCTCAAGGATGAGCTGAGCAGCATGAATGCTCTCCTGGAGAAGCTGGCCGAGGCGGAGGCTCTCGACACGCAGCTCAGGGAGTGGAGGGACCAAGTGAGGGAGATGGCCTATGAGATCGAGGATTACATCGACAGGTACATGAATCACCACGTCCACCGTGATCCGGACAAGCCTAACGCCGTCATGGAGCTCTTTTGGAAGGGCGTCTGCAAGGTGAAAAGCTTTGGAGCTCACCATGAGATGGCGGTGCAAATCAAAGAACTCAAGTCCCGCATCATCGAGGCAAGTCAGCGCCGTGACAGGTACAGGCTTGACGCGATGGTCTGTTCTGCGAGCTCCAATGCTGCGCGCACCGACCCTCGGTTGCCTGCCCTCTTTGTGGAGGGAGCCAGCCTTGTTGGCATTGATGGTCCAAAGGATGAGTTAATTAAGTTGGTCACGGATGAGGAGCTCGCACTGAAGGTTGTTTCTCTCATAGGCTTTGGAGGGTCAGGGAAGACAACTCTTGCTAATCAAGTATACCAAAAAACTGGTAAACTGTTCAATTGCCAAGCTTTTGTGTCGGTGTCGCAAAATCCTGACATAAGAAAGATTTTGCGGTCCATGCTCTCTCAAATAAGAAAGGAAGACTCTCCCATTTCTCGATCGAGCGATGAGGCGTGGCTCATCAACTCAATGAGAAATTTCTTGAAGGACAAGAGGTACACTTTTTAAATGACTAAATGACATGATTTTACGCAGCCTATCACAATATCGCTGAATACTCATAACTTTGTTTCCGTAACATTCAGCTTGAGATTTATGGTTCTGTCGATTTACTATATGTGTGAAATACTTATCATAGTATGTCTTCACTGTATTCAATGATATTGATCAGAATGAATATCAACTCATTTTTTGACAGGTATCTTATAGTAATTGATGATATATGGAGTATCCAAGTGTGGAAGACTATCAAGTGTGCCTTGCTTGAAAATTCCTGTGGTAGTAGAATAATAGTGACAACACGAAATGTCAGTGTTGCCAAGTCATGTTGCTTCCCTCGCCTTGACCTTGCATATGAATTAAGGCCTCTGACTGAAGCTGATTCGAAAATCTTGTTCTTTACAAGAGTTTTTGGCTCTGTGGAAAAATGCCCACTTCACCTGAATGAAATTTCAACTGAGATCATAAAAAAGTGTGGTGGTTTACCATTAGCAATCATCACAATTGGTAGTTTGTTGACCACAAAATCCGATAGCAGAGAAGACTGGATCAGGGTTCGAAATTCGATTGGTCGAGGACTTGAGAAAAACCCTCATGTGGAGGAAATGGAAAGGATTTTATCACTTAGCTATAATGATCTTACTCTCCAACTGAAGACCTGCCTGCTGTATTTAAGTATGTATCCGGAAGATTATGAGGTCCAAATGGAAGATTTGGTGAGGAGGTGGATAGCAGAAAGATTTGTTAAGGTTGTTGGTGGGAAAAATTTATTTGACACAGGAAAAGATTATTTCTATGAACTGATAAACAGAAACATGATACAACCAACATATATCAACTATGATGGTCAAGCAATGGCATGccgtgtgcatgatatgatccgtGATCTCATTATATCCAAGGCAGTGGAAGAAAATTTTATCACTTCTAGTGGTCATCAAACACATAGCCTGGTTTCACAGCATAAAGTTCGCCGACTCTCGATTGACTACCGTGGCCTAGAAAATGTGAAGACAGTGTCATCCATGGTCACTGCTCATGTTCAAACCCTTGGCGTCTTTGGATGTACTGATCAAGTACCTCCCCTTTCGGAATTTCCGGCCCTGAGAATGCTTGCTCTAGACAGGAGTGAGGAGTTGGAAATTGGTTATCTTAAAAATATAACAAAGTTGTGTCTGTTGAGGTACCTGCGGATTGAAGGAAGCTGCATTACAGAACTCCCTGAACAGATCGGAGATCTACAGTGTTTGGAGATGCTGGATTTAAATGGTACTGGTATAAGGGAATTGCCAGCAAGTATTGTTCAGCTGCTGCAACTGAAACTGCTACTTGTTGATGGCGCAAAACTACCACATGGCATTGGGAACATGCAAGGCCTAGAGGAACTGTCATGCGTAACTGTGGACGACAGTACCTCAATCAATCTCTTGCAGGAGTTGGGAAGTTTGACTAGAATGAGAATTCTTGGCCTGAAGTTGTGCATGAGCGCACATAAGACAAGCACAAGTTATGTGGATAGATTGGTTTCATCGCTTGGCAAACTTGGGAGCTCTCAGCTTGAGCGTCTGTTCGTCAAAACGGATGGCCGTTTGATTGACATTCCAGTTGGTTCTTGGTCGCCGCCTCCCCGTCTCCTGCAGGAGCTAATCACCTCTGATTTGTGTCTCTGTCAGATACCTGATTGGATGGCCTCAATGGCCAGCCTCACCTGCCTTCAAATCGGCGTTAATCAAGTGACGCAGGAGACCCTTCTCGTGCTTGGTGGTTTGCCTGTCTTGTTATCTCTGACGCTGAACTCCTCACAAAATGCTGAACCCAAACAAAGGCTCGTGGTCAGCAACAACATGTTCCGATGCCTGAAGCGGTTCCTCCTCTATTGTGAGGTGGGTCTTCTGACGTTTGAAGCCGGAGCCATGCCAAAACTCAAAGCGCTCGAATTTCAGATTGTGGCGCTCGAAGCGAAATCTGCGTGCATCGCTCCCGACCTTGGCATCAGCAACCTCTGTGCCCTTAGTGATCTCTGCATCTGGATTGACTGCCAGGGTGAAAAGGCCGAGGAGGGGGTTCACGAGCTGGAGTCTGCAATCAGGGTTGCGGCCAGCCTACTTCCCAACCGTCCTACACCGTATTTCCATAGGTTGTATTGAGGCGGAGATGAGAACGACTGATGCAGCGTAAAGCCCAACCCAGATTGTCTGGATCTACTACGCTGTATCACTTCTTCCTATTTTATCATGCTGGGTCTGACAATCCAAGAAGCTATCTAGGGTTTCTGTAAAGAATTATTTTCATCTCATAACTCTTGAATATAGATTTCCCCATCGCCCTAAATTCAGAAAATATATATGTATGGAAAACAGAGGAAAAGGTAAGAGCTGAAAGCAgatggaaaaaaattgaaatcgcaaCAGAGTTTCCATAATCCCTCACTATATCACTGAAAACTTAAATGTTAAATTAGATCAataatatactcccttcgttcctaaatataagtatttttagaaatttctaatatggactacatacgaaacaaaataagtgaatctacgctctaaaatacgtctatatacatccgaatgtagttaatactgaaatctctaaaaagacttatattgacGAACGAAGGGACTATATTTGTTTGACTTAAAAATTATACCACTGAAAACTTCTTTTCTACGAATTCAAAGGTATAAATTTTATCACATATAATCCACATTTGGTTGGTCTAATTTCTGGTCAAAGTTGAATTTTGGGGTGCGTGTGCGTCTTATtcattggaatggagggagtatataaccaTTCAAATACATCTGTGCATGTCGTGGATAATTCAACTTGAAACATGTGCATCAATGTATAAAAGTTCATACTCGTATGCTTGTGCAATTCAACACTTGACCATCCAAACAAGAATTAGAATTGTTGCTCTTGAATTCCAAGATCCAAATATATGAACCTCCAATCACCAAAATCGACCGTGAATTTACATGACTCGATAGCTGAAAACAATGTTGAAGAGCTCAGCCAGTTGTTACTAACCGTCTCTAGGGAAGAAATATGTATGACTTTTAGGAAGCACTGAGAAACTTTTGTATGCTCAGAACTCAGAAGACACCTCATTTTGTCTCGTCCACTGGTTCTCGGTTCGAGCAGCTTATGCGGGACCAGGCCCAAGTTGTTTGTATGCTGGAGACACATTTGTGAGCGTTGTGTCAGCTGTAATCTTTATCTGCATGTATGCTCTAACTATGTTTGGTGTACAGTGATTTTTTTAATGCACTCTGTAGCTTGTCCTGTTGGTGCTCTGTTTTTAGTGAATTGGTGCTCTGTTTTGTGATGTGCACAGTGATCTAGCAAAATCAGGTTTGAGTGGATTGCTGCTGTTGTGATACCAAAATAGTTAACTACAATATTCAGTTTGTGCAGCTAGAAACGAGCGATGGTTTACTATTCCTTAGTGATGCTTAGATTTTATTCAGCAACTTTTGTGCATCTCAACAAACTCCCGTACTTGTTTCAACATTTTTTCTTCAAGTgagatcataaaagaattggaaacACACAAAGTTAGTCATGGATCGGTTGAATAATTGCTCACGTTATTTATAATCTCCTGCTGGTTGTTTCAAACCCTTTCTTTCGAACTGGGAGCATCCCCATTTTCCATAACCAACTCAAGGTAATGCATCCCCATTTATAATGCTCAAGTTACCAGAAAAGTCACATGAAGTAGTTTGTCAATACTTTCTTGGCACACAAAGAGGCCTGAGCTGCTAGTTTCCCTATTCAGGATTTATGGCTCAACTACTGATGCTCACTGTGAATTTTGTCCGCAGTAACTTTATGCCTTATGCCTCTTGAAATTACAACAATCTACTCTTCAAGTTTGAGAAATTGGCATGC
The sequence above is drawn from the Triticum aestivum cultivar Chinese Spring chromosome 7A, IWGSC CS RefSeq v2.1, whole genome shotgun sequence genome and encodes:
- the LOC123148650 gene encoding disease resistance protein RGA5, with the protein product MEGVLVSAATGVLKSLLCKLAALLEGEYRMHKGLRRDIAFLKDELSSMNALLEKLAEAEALDTQLREWRDQVREMAYEIEDYIDRYMNHHVHRDPDKPNAVMELFWKGVCKVKSFGAHHEMAVQIKELKSRIIEASQRRDRYRLDAMVCSASSNAARTDPRLPALFVEGASLVGIDGPKDELIKLVTDEELALKVVSLIGFGGSGKTTLANQVYQKTGKLFNCQAFVSVSQNPDIRKILRSMLSQIRKEDSPISRSSDEAWLINSMRNFLKDKRYLIVIDDIWSIQVWKTIKCALLENSCGSRIIVTTRNVSVAKSCCFPRLDLAYELRPLTEADSKILFFTRVFGSVEKCPLHLNEISTEIIKKCGGLPLAIITIGSLLTTKSDSREDWIRVRNSIGRGLEKNPHVEEMERILSLSYNDLTLQLKTCLLYLSMYPEDYEVQMEDLVRRWIAERFVKVVGGKNLFDTGKDYFYELINRNMIQPTYINYDGQAMACRVHDMIRDLIISKAVEENFITSSGHQTHSLVSQHKVRRLSIDYRGLENVKTVSSMVTAHVQTLGVFGCTDQVPPLSEFPALRMLALDRSEELEIGYLKNITKLCLLRYLRIEGSCITELPEQIGDLQCLEMLDLNGTGIRELPASIVQLLQLKLLLVDGAKLPHGIGNMQGLEELSCVTVDDSTSINLLQELGSLTRMRILGLKLCMSAHKTSTSYVDRLVSSLGKLGSSQLERLFVKTDGRLIDIPVGSWSPPPRLLQELITSDLCLCQIPDWMASMASLTCLQIGVNQVTQETLLVLGGLPVLLSLTLNSSQNAEPKQRLVVSNNMFRCLKRFLLYCEVGLLTFEAGAMPKLKALEFQIVALEAKSACIAPDLGISNLCALSDLCIWIDCQGEKAEEGVHELESAIRVAASLLPNRPTPYFHRLY